DNA sequence from the Sylvia atricapilla isolate bSylAtr1 chromosome 27, bSylAtr1.pri, whole genome shotgun sequence genome:
tggctggggCTCACAGGTGCACCTGGCACaaagggcagggagaagcagaaagtgagGACACatgagaagcagcactgcacccAATCACCCTGCAGCCAAGACACCTCCTGGCCCTCATTACACTGCCCagcccaaagcccagcagccacctctgccaaGTCCCAGTTTGTCTTTCTCTGGCTGCACAAGAccttctctctcctgccctctgTTAACACACATgggtcccagccctgggctaCTACAGGCCCCCTCAGGTGAGACCTCCAGCCAGGACAGACCTGGCCTTGAAAAGGATGAGAGGCTTTCCACTCAAATGATTCCTGAAGAGAAGGAGGTGAGAGAAGTGAATGAGGGAGCAGAGACTTGGGCTGCCTTTTATAGCTGTCTTGCTTTGCCTCAGGCCCAGAGGTACGTTTGCAGAAGCAACAATTTTGTGACCAGCTCATGTCAAATGTGTACCAGCCCAGCAAATGGTAGGGGTTCTGTCCTGGTTTCCTGCATTgctgccttttcattttctggcttCTGCTGTGTATGTTCCTATTTCCTACGTAAAGCCTTGTGTTGGGGCTGGGTGAGAGGCACAAGAATTTCCAGGATGTAAACAGCTTAGCACAGTTAGCTGAGTGCTCAGATCATTGTCTGGTGGCATTCCATGTAGGCACGTGATTTTCACCTTTGTCATCCCTGTTGGTTTCTTTGTGGCAGGATTTTTAGTGCATCATGCTCATTCTTCTTGTGCACATGCACATGAGCTGACATTTGAGGGAAGTGGaaagatcttttttcttcttcttccccatCACTCTATGGcagtcacttttttttcagtcagatgCACTTCCCTGGGAGGGTTTATCCTTCTTGCTATATTTACAGTATCTCAGGAAAATTGGGCTGGTCTCTTCAACCTCACCGTCTTTCTGTACACTCTCTGTGGGTCGTTCGGGAAGTCAAGGACCATTTCTATGGCTGGGTTCCTTCACAGGGTGCTTGAGTTCTCAGAGTTGTCCTCAACACTTCAACAGAGATCCGCTCTTTGATGGTTTTCATTTATGAATGTCAGGATTGTAAGGTTCAAGGGAGGCCCTCGTAAGCACGTGTGTCActctgtgcatgtgtgcatCATGGGGGCTTGAATGTGAAGGTTTCTCCTTTGGCGTGTCCTTTGGTCCCACAGAGGCACTGGTTGCCCTGGAGAGACAGAGCCAATGGACAGCTGAATGGTGCTGCTTTGACCTTACAGAGAGGTGTCCAGAGGACTGAAATGTAgcctctgcctcctccacccTCCACTTCCTGCTTTATGTTCAGGAAGAAAGCCCAGAAATCCTGCCAGCCTCTGCAGGCCTTCATCCTAAATGGATCCCACTCTGCTGCAGTGTTGCTGGTGAGTGGGTGTGGTGTCCCACTGGCAGGGGAACGAAACAGCCAGGATTTGTACATGCTGGCGGTTGGGAGGAAAGACCAAAGTCAGAGAGTCCAAAGAAGCtttcacattttattaataaattgcAGACTTGGCATGGAAAAAGAGGaatggagagggaaaggagaagggaaggggaagattAAAGAGAAATCCCACCACATGCTGGTCTTTCTGGCCAGGTTGTTCTTACTCGTAATCTTTGGTGGTTTTTACCAGCTGTGTTGGTTTGACCTTAGCCTGGTGGCCAGTGCCCTGCAAGCCATTCCATGACTCTCCCTTCTGAACGGGGgtagggaagagaaaataagatgggaAACAACTAGAGGATTGACATAATGCAGCTGACTAAAGCAAAACCATGCATAACAATCTACTGTAGAAGCTTTCATTCATCTGATTGTTTTTCACAGTGTGGTAGCCATTGTCTCTTGCCTAAAACGGATGATGTTTGATAGCTGGGACAGAAAATCCCAGGAATGGGTTCTGTGAGAAGAGTCCAGTGTCTCCCACCATATCTGACAGAGTCGGCTCCAGCTCTGTCCTAAGGGGATTCAGCTCTGCCCAACACAGAGCACATTTGTCACACTGCTGATGCCTCTGTGGAAGCAGATTTCATAAGGAATGATTTGAGTTGGGAGGAAAGGGTTAAAGGCAAGAGAATCAGGAGGATGACTGTAGGTGTGCTCAGGTGACCTGGTGGCTGAGAAAGCCAAAGCCTGAGGGTATCAGTGTGGGAAACCCCAAAAAGGATGGCTACTGGTGTTTCATCCTGTGTTTGGAGAAGCACAATGTCTGTGTAGAGACAAGGGCGGTGTTTGGAGAGACTTGGAGACACTGTCACAGACATGCTGAACTCCCTGTTCTGGGAGAGAGAAGATCAAAGCGCAGAGATCACAAAAAGCACAGAGACATCATAGCACTGGTGTAAAGAGAAGCTCTGCCAGTTAGGACTGAGCCTAAGGGGGAAAATGTTCCAACTTGTGAATCTTTGCCACAGGGTCAATTTATCCCTGTCCGTGGAGTTagataaggaaataaatttactcTTTACCTTTTCCACCATGGTATTGTGGTTGTTCCGTCTGCTCTACTGTGACAACTGAAAAACTTGGAATGAAAGGGAacttaagctttttttttttttttgcaacactTCATCCACCTAACCAAAAATGGGCAAGAATGGAGCCCACCAAACCAACTGGCTCAAAGTGCTGAGCATCCTTGCATAGGAGATTTCCAGCTATGAAAAACCTCCTTGTCTCCAGGCAACttattccagtgcctcatcactcTCACTGTCAGAGATGTCTTTGTCAGCTCCAAGGGAAAGGGCACAAGGAAAATCCATAGCAGTGAGTCACACTCCCTGCTTTCCATCATACCCTTGAGGAGGATGGAAGAGTTCTCGCAGAATGAAGGACGAATCACAGGCTCCGGAATAAATGCAAAACTACTTTATTGAATCTATAGGAAAAAAGTGGGTACATCAGAGACAGCAACAGGACAACCCACAAAGATGGAGTGGGGGTGTCCatctgccaggctggcagatagagggaggaaaggagtgGGCAGATGATCCCACTAGGCTGGCACTGGGTGGTGGTgccaggaaaggaagggaagagaaaggagggagCAGAAGAAGGAACTAATAGTGGAAAAGTGTAAATTCAATGTCCCAAAATTCTGTCATTATTCCAGCACCAAGTTCTGATTTCTTGGATGTTCTTGCTCAAGAAGGTTGGCCTCAGCATCTTTAGCAGGGACGACAACATCTGCTGCCACCATAGCAGTTGGTGATGCAGGAGATGtcaaagcccccagagctgatgggcactccctcagtgctgaggatgctgcccacagcagcagaggtggaggatcccacggcagtgttctgtgggaaggagctgaggacggggccgggcagggtcaccagcacagcaggcgGCTCAATGACGACGtgggagctctggcactgcctgacacagcactcattgcagctgctggccagcgGGCAGGGGCCACAGGGCCGGCAGCAAGGGtcacagggctggcactgctggcacttcTCTGGGCAGGACATGGCTGGAGCCTGGCGCTGcacctggcacagagggcagggaggaagcagagcacaCGCACACCTGAGACACAGCCCGCAAGGCACCCCCAGCCAGACAAGGCCCCTGCTGCCTGcgcagctccaggctctgcagcccccaACTGGGCATCCTTTGCCTGAGCCCAGCACGCTCCTTCTGAGCTCAGCCAGGCCCAGCCGCGCTCCTGCCTAACCTGGATGGAAGTCAGCACCTGAGCGCAGCCTCAGCCTCTGGCCAGAACACACCGTctcccctctgcccacagcagcaccattgCAGAACACCACTCCCAGAAGTACAAGGAGCAGGAACAAGGGCTGCAAAGCTCAGTGCTGTCCTAGAGAGCATGGAGGAGAAAGGTGGTTCCAACTCACCTGGTTGccaaggagcaggaggtgacaggagtGCTTGAGAGAGCCAGCAGTTAGGCTGCCTTTTATCCTGGCCCCACAGTGCCTCAGGGCCCTGCATCCATTCCCCATAAGTGACGATGTTCCCGCATGATCCCAAATGAACGGAAACATCTCTGGGAATGGCATGGCATGAGTTGGTTTTTCCCTCCACAATGACTTTGCATTTCCTGGCCTCCATCCTTCCCATTCCCTCACGGACACTTCTTCTGAGAGCTGGTATGTGAGATTCCACGTAACCTGGGGGCAAGGATGTGTCAGTGTGGGTAAGAGTCATGAACTAAGTGCAGAAGGGATCTCAAGGATGTAGGTGATGCCAGCCTGAGGCGTTCCTTTGGATCTTTTTGGTTTCTGCTGCCTGGAAGGGCCCCATCTTCTCCCAACCATCCTGTCTTTGGCTCATCAGCTCTCCCATCTGCCTAACCTTCCAGGGAAAACCTCTTTGCCCTCCTTCTCGGCCTTCGCTGTCCATGAAACTcttgcagcactgctgtctgAGCTTCTGTCCTGCTTGGATTGACCTGAACCTGCTCTGGCTAGGAGCCCCCCTATTGGAGTTCCCAATACCTCTGAGGCTCCAGCActtgcaggaaaacagaatacATAAATTAGCGAGATGGCATGATCaagtgtgtcttgaaaaagccAACAGGGTTcaatcaggaaagaaaataacacaaacacaacagctaagcccagcacagcagagggacTGGTCCCACGCACTTGCTGCAACAGCCTGAAAATGCGCTGAGCCTCttagttctctctctttagtgCTCGACAGTTCAGGTGGGCTCTTTGGCCCTTGGCCCAATGAAAT
Encoded proteins:
- the LOC136372128 gene encoding feather keratin Cos2-2-like, which codes for MSCPEKCQQCQPCDPCCRPCGPCPLASSCNECCVRQCQSSHVVIEPPAVLVTLPGPVLSSFPQNTAVGSSTSAAVGSILSTEGVPISSGGFDISCITNCYGGSRCCRPC